The Tenebrio molitor chromosome 5, icTenMoli1.1, whole genome shotgun sequence genome has a segment encoding these proteins:
- the LOC138130341 gene encoding sialin-like, protein MAEKSEIVTCQRVLALMVLLGFMIHHMLRVNISIAIIEMVNRNNTTSTTDAPRYNWDEEEKNNVLGYFFWGYVLTQIPGGRLSEIFGTKIMIGIGILTASLLTILTPAASYMDYYCLIFARFALGIALGLQWPSMPPMATKWVPPTDMSKFLSHLTASSLGVAITLPMCGYLIDSWGWPSVFYVTGTIALTWTICWFYLIYDSPEQHPRISENEKLKLRREIKTDMPSTKKKSTPWTKILTSGPVWAIIVANTCASFTFFIAFMQLPTYMSHVLHFSIKANGWFSSLPYFVRYCTSVISSCVADGIKKSERLSTTAIRKTFCSILFFGTFILFAMQAFWGYNSIVSVTVFTSSLGLMGLATPGIHANSVDIAPAYSGTVYGISQVPAALAGYALTKIVAVITKDEQSFQQWTYVFWIVAGVNQFAFLFCLIFISGNEQSWNHKTDDAEMEKLQNGGSKEC, encoded by the exons ATGGCCGAAAAATCAG AAATTGTAACATGTCAGCGAGTCTTAGCACTCATGGTCCTCTTGGGCTTCATGATCCATCACATGCTTCGCGTGAACATATCAATAGCCATAATCGAGATGGTCAACCGAAACAACACCACGTCGACAACAGACGCACCCCGTTACAACTGGGACGAAGAAGAGAAGAACAACGTATTGGGTTACTTCTTCTGGGGCTACGTCCTCACCCAAATCCCAGGCGGACGACTGTCGGAAATATTcggaacaaaaataatgatcgGTATTGGCATCTTGACCGCCAGTCTCTTAACCATCTTGACACCCGCCGCCAGCTACATGGACTACTACTGCCTCATCTTTGCCAGATTCGCACTAGGTATCGCACTGGGATTACAATGGCCCTCGATGCCGCCGATGGCCACCAAGTGGGTGCCTCCCACagatatgtcaaaatttttgtcgcacCTGACGGCTAGTTCTTTGGGAGTGGCGATCACTCTACCCATGTGCGGATACCTCATAGATTCCTGGGGTTGGCCGAGCGTTTTTTACGTCACGGGTACCATAGCATTGACGTGGACAATATGttggttttatttaatttacgaCTCACCCGAGCAACACCCGAGAATTAGTGAAAACGAGAAACTGAAATTGAGACGCGAGATCAAAACAGATATGCCTTCGACAAAAAAGAAGAGTACTCCTTGGACCAAAATACTAACTTCTGGTCCTGTATGGGCCATCATTGTGGCCAACACTTGTGcttcttttacatttttcattgcTTTCATGCAACTACCCACCTATATGAGTCACGTTCTGCATTTCAGCATTAAAGCAAATGGATGGTTTTCTAGTCTGCCATATTTTG tgAGATACTGTACATCTGTGATTTCTTCGTGTGTTGCTGATGGcataaaaaaaagtgaaagacTTTCAACGACAGCCATACGAAAAACGTTTTGCTCTATTTTATTCTTTGGGACATTTATACTGTTCGCCATGCAAGCTTTCTGGGGCTACAACAGTATTGTTTCGGTGACGGTTTTCACCAGTTCTCTAGGTCTGATGGGTTTGGCCACGCCCGGAATACACGCAAACTCTGTGGATATAGCTCCGGCATACTCCGGCACcgtttatggcattagtcaggTACCTGCTGCTTTAGCTGGTTACGCCCTAACAAAAATCGTTGCTGTCATCACCAAAGACGAACAAAGTTTTCAACAGTGGACCTACGTATTTTGGATCGTGGCGGGAGTCAATCAATTCGCTTTCTTATTTTGTCTCATCTTCATATCTGGAAACGAACAAAGCTGGAATCACAAGACAGACGACGcagaaatggaaaaattacaaaatggtGGATCTAAAGAATgttaa